The following nucleotide sequence is from Eubacterium sp. 1001713B170207_170306_E7.
TTCTGTCTGCCGACAAAATCCGTTTTCAAACCGTACACCATTCAGCTTATTCTATTTCTTCTCCTCGCTCTTCCTCCTTCTCTTCTCCCATCATCAACATCGCAACAGCCGAAGCGCACAGCATCAACAGAAATACCGGGCTCCATCGATCGGCAAGGGTAAACATGAGTACCAGAGGCTGTGTGCCAAAGAAGAGTAAAACCGCGGCCACTGAAATGAGCAGCGTCATCCATCTCGAATGCTTTTTAAAAAAGAAGGCGCACACGGTCATAGCCAGGCACAGAGCCGCTGAAAGAAGGTCAATCAACGCCATAGATGTGGCGTCACCGGACAGTCCGTCCTTTCCTTCTCCGTATATCTTATTAAGCAGGCGCTGGAGCAGCGGGGTATAGCCCTTTGTCGAACCGCCGGCTGCAGCGCTGCTTCTTCTGACGTTATCACTGACAATTCCCGTGTAGGGCGCCACGCTGCCCACTGTCACTACAGGGTGACCGCTGTTCTTTACCTCGGGATACCCTGGAGTAATACCGCCGGCACTGCCATAATCATTCCCGGGAACAGTATCGGGAATGTCACTCGTACTCTCATCGCTGCTGTCATTATCGTCTGGCGGCAGCACAGTACCGCTTTCCTTTTCAAAAATTACGTTGACTCGATGGTTTTCGGACAGGCTTTTAAAGAAAATACTGCCTGTTTCAAGATAATGGTTACAGACCACACCATCAACCTCGACTCGTGTTGCTCTATATCCTGAATCTGGGGTAAAACGAACCTCATGGTCGGCTCCTGCGTCGAGTGTTTTGGTCGGGGTAATGGTTCCGCATCCCTCTATACTGGTTTCTATCACGAAATGCTCAGGCTTCACCGTGGTGTTTTCTTCCTTGAAAATTACTGTGACACTATGGTTTTCATGAATATCCTCAAAACTGGCTTTTCCTTCATTTCCAAGACCTCTCAGGTCGTCCCGGATAATGCCGTCCACAATCACCGCAGCTACCCGGTAGCCCTCCTGGGCCTTCCAGGCAATACTCCGGCTGTCCCCCTCATTTACAATAACAGACGGGTCAATCACGCCGCCCACACCGCCGGCCACACTGGTGGCAATAGTAAACTGTCCGGGTTCCGGCTCTGGCATCTCTGTGCCTCTTTCATCAAGAACCACTTCGATCAGATGACTGCCGGACAGCCCTTCAAAGGTATAGCCGTTGGCTGTGGCAAGCTCAGGATGGCTCTGTCCGTCAATTTTAACGTCTTTTATCTCATACAAATTATTGTCATACTGCCATTCGATGAGAACATCGTTGCCCTCATTCACACCAAGCTGTGAAGCTGTAATACTCGCACCCGGCGCACCGCTGATGCGCGTAACCACATCATGCGTATTTTTCGGCTGATCTGGAGGAACTTCACTTTCACTGTCATCGCCATGCTTCAGGGTGATGACAACCTCGTAATCATTCTGAAGGTTCGGCAGGGCCAGCCGGCCGTTTTGTGCAGCCTGGGATAAATCCCTGTCCAGAACACCGTCTACCGTTACGGCAATGCTGTCAATCATAAAAGGCTCCTCAATATCCCTCCAGGTGATCAAAGTCGATTCACCCTTCAGGAAGGTACCGCCGCCCTCAATGGTGCCAGGGCCGCCCACAATGCTGGTTCGCACACCGCAAAGCGCATCAACCGGAATTTCCTCCTCGCCATTTTTCACAAAGGTTACCCTGATCTGGTGGTCCTCTACAATGCTCTGAAGCGGCACCGTAATCTCGTCGCCGTTTATCTGAATCAGATCATCAGCCTGAACGACATGCTCTTTAAAGAAATCGAATGCCTTTGCCTGAGCCGCGGTGGGATCGTCAAATTCTTTAACTTCTCCATCAAATTCGACACGGCGCAGATACCAGCCCTCCTGGGGTTTGGCCTCGACGGTGTAGTCTTCCTTATAGAAAACCGTTTTGCTGGGCGAGATAGAGCCGCTGCCCACCTTATCGGTCTCGATGTGCCGCAGGTTTGGTTTGAGCTTAACCTCGATCCGGCTGTCCTCCTGAATATTCTCAAACACCTCCTGGGTTTTGGTGGTTTCCTGAGGCTCGCCGTTTACCTTAATGTCCTCCACAATATAGCGCTCGTCTTCAGGGCCGGCCCACTCTACTTCGTAGCTGCCGCCTTCGGGCACCACGGCTGAGCCTGTGATGCTGCCTGGGCCGCCGGTCAAAATCGTCTCAACTTTATACAGCTTCTTCTCAGGATCGATCACTTCGCCGTTGTCGTTGGCAAAAATAACATCTACGGTATGGTCTCCGCTGATCTTTTCAAAAGTATAGCTGTTCTCCGCCATTTCTTCTGGTGTTAAAACCCGCTCATCCGCAGTGTCCTTATCAAGGATAATACGCTTGATCTGGTAGCCACTGTTTTCTGCCACTCCCCATTGAATGACTGGACTGCTGTTTTTTACCACAACCATGGTCGGCGTAAGGGTAGTCTGGGCCGGATCGCCGCCGGTTTGGCGGGTGGTGATGGTCCAGAAGCCTGGCGTCTTGCCCGTATCCAACTCCGGTGCCACCGGTTTAAAATTCACCACCACCTCATGGTCACCACTCACCTGGGCAAAGCTGATAGAGCCGCTGTCGCTGACAGACTGCTCTATTCCGTCCATGGTAATGCCGGTTACACGGTAGCCTTCACCAGCCTGCCATTTTACCTCGTAATTTTTTCCAGCTTCCACTGTGGCGGTCTGGGTAAGGGTAGAGTCATCGCCGCCGCCGTTTTTGGTTGTATAAATGGTATACCATTTCTGCGGTTCGGGCGCCTCTGTTTCTTTTTCAAATACAATGCTGACATGGTGGTTCTGGTTAATGGCGTCAAAGGTCACACTGCCGGCCTTGCCGCCGTTTCGCAGGTCATCTCTTACTCTGCCATCCACAAGCACTCTGCCCACCTGATACCCTTTATCCGGGGCCCAGGAGACTGCGGTGTTGTCACCGGCCTTAAAGGTGCCGGTTCCGTCAACAATGCTGCCATAACCGGATTTTTCAGCGGTGATGTCGTAGACCTTCTGGGTATAGGTGGCGGTAAGGGTTCCTCTGTCCTCTGGCAGATCACCTTTCTGATACACGGTTTCCCCGGTCACCGAATTTCCTTTGCTGTCCACATAGCCTGTAAACTGGTATTTCTGTCCGCTTTTATCTGTCCAGTAAGAAGGCGCAGCGGGCAGACGGTTCCCCAAGGTTTCACCATAGGGGATACCGGCAAGGGTCTTGTCAGGCGTCTGCGGATTTTTGGAATCCGGGGTTAAAAACACATCTAGATCATAGACCGCTTTTGTCCAGGCTGCGTAAACTCTGGTATCTCTCATAATGGATACCTGATCGGTAAAATCTTTTTCCAGGCCGTTTTCTTTATATTTCCAGCCCGCAAAGCTGTAGCCTGCACGAGTCGGACTATTCTGGGGCAGCGCAATACTGGCGTTGTACTTCACACCCGTCACCGGCGCGCCAAAAATGGCCGCTGTGGTTTCCTCACCCACATAGAAGGTGACTGTGTATTCATTGATCTTCCAGACCGCGTACAGGGTGGTATTGCCTGCGATGGCGGTGTCGGCCGTGAAATCTGCCACGGAGGCGTCTTTATTCACCGACCAGCCCGCAAAGCCATAGCCAGTGCGGCTGGGGCCTGCCAGTTCGGCGGCGGACAGCTTGTCGCCATAGGTTTTATTACTCAGGCTGCGGTAGGGCTGCACCCCGGTGGCGCCGTCGTTTTTGTAAAATTCAACCGTGTAGGGGACGCGTTCCCATACTGCGTAGTAGCTCTGGTTTTCACCCAGCCAGATACTGCTCTCACCAGATTTTAGCACCTCCTCAAAGCGCTCATTTTTTTCGATGGGGGCAAGGGCCTCATCCGACCAGCCGCGGAAAATATAACCGGGACGGCTCGGGGCGATGGCCGGACGAACTACCACGTCATTGTATTTTTTCTGCTGAGTCTCATAGATTTTTGCGGAACCGTCCTCCTCCTGGCTGCCATCATTCTGGTAAAAGGTGGCTGTACCAAAAGCCGTGTTCAGAACAGGATAGACCGGTATGACCGTATTGACGTCGCCTTCATTCTCAAAATAGCTGCTGTATTTAAAGGCATCCTGTGTTTTGTTGATAACGGTATTCTCGTCAAAGTTGACCGCAGCTTCCACGGCTTTCCCAGATTCAGGATCGACCGGCGGATTCGCAGGGTCAATAGTTGACCAGCCCAGAAAAATCCTGTTGGCTCCGGTATCCACGTCATTGACCTTTAACTCCTGCGGGAAAGCCTTATTGTCGGTTTTAACACTTTTGTCATAAGATACATCCCTTAAGGTCTGCGGGGCTTTGTCCTCAAAGCTGCCAACCGGATAATTAAACTGGAGATCGTATTTCCGAGGCTGCCACACGGCGTAAATATTCACGCTGCTGCCCATGTCCTCTGTAATCTGGCAGTCTTTTTTAAAGGCGCTGGTTCCCGCCGTATAATCTTCCGGCGTGGAATCCGCCTTTAATGACCAGCCCGCAAAGGTGTAACCCGCGCGGGTGGGTGCTGCCGCCGGCAGCAGGAATTCCATTCCCGGCACCGTCGGGTTTTCGGTCAGGGCGTCCACCACCTTCGCGTCAATGCGCACGGTATCCTGGGCAAAAAGATCATCCACAGGGTTTCCAGCACTGCCGGTGGTATCGTCGCTGTCATTATAGCAGTAGTTCAGGGTGACGCCAGGCAGCACATAGAGCTTTTTGCTGGCTGTCATGGGCTTTTTGTCAATGAGCCAGTTGTAGGTGATGGTGTAGGTGCCGTAATCTTTGTCGGTAAAAGGAGTGCTGCCATTAAATAAATCCTCATAATCCTGGACATTTCTCCCTGAGTCCGGGTCGCCGGTGTCCAGAATATCCTTGACGGTGGTTTTTCCGTCCAGGCTCATTTTTTGAATGGTGACGCTGACTTCTCCAATGACCTTCCCACCGATGCTTACCGGCACTTTTTTATAGTTGTCTCCTGGATACGTCACTGACGGCAGCGCCGTGGCGGGATCGTCCGGGTTATAGGCGGCCAGATCCGCCGCAGTAGCTTTGATAAAATTGACACCTTTTTTATGGTCATAGGACCTTTCACTATCCACCTCTGTGAGGGCGGGGTACAGGCGCACATCACAGCCAATACCCATATCCGGGTTGGCTGTGGACAGGGACAGGGAGACCGTAGGGCAGAAGCGCAGCGCACGGTTACCGGTCACGCCGCCCACCGTTGCGCTTGCCTGCACCCAGCCGATGCCCGGCGCCATGTTGGTGACCCGGTCGTTATTTTCGTCGCGGTTAATGGTCAGAATATCTTCCCCGGGGGAGACCAGGCTCTTGATATTGTCCGGGTGGCGGACGCTGTCGTGCTGCCACTCGTAGACGGCATTGTTGTCCGGCGCGTTTTTGTTGTTGGTAAGCTCAAAGATGTCCGCAATGTCGCGGACCGTATCATAATCTGTGGCATCTGCCGCAGTGTTGTCCCTTAAAAAGGCGGTGGATACCGACGCTTCGGAGTAGGCCATAACCAGGTCGGCCTGCTCGTCGCCAAAGTTCTGTTTGACTGTTTCGGGATCCGCAAAAACTTTGAGCTGGGGGTAGAGGCTGTCTTTGCAGACCCAATTTTTGTTTGTTGAAAAATAAGTGACGTTTTTGCCGGTGAGCTCTTTGGTTGTTTTCCCTGCAACACCCGTTTTTCCAGCCACTTCCCTCATGCCAGACATTTGTTTATCATAATAGCAATTAGCCACGTTGCCCGCATTATTTCCTGAAAACCCACCGGTGTAAGTAGTGGCACCTGTTAATTTCCCGACTTCACCAACTGCATAGCATGGATTAAAATTTACATAACTATTTGCAGCACCAATGAACCCACCCAAACAACCAGTACTGTGCTCCATACCAGTAATCGCCGTAGAGTAACAGTTTTGGTAATTGCTCTTAAGGTCTTTTGTTGCACTACTTAAGCCCGTGAATCCTCCTACATTAGTTTGTCCTTCTACAATTCCAGAAGTATAGCAATTTGTGAAAGAATTGCTGCCATAATCGTCACCTGTAAAAGCTCCAACCGCAGTCTTTCCATACATTGCTATATTCGAGAAACAATTTTTCAATGTTGATTTAGAAGAGCAAGATTTAAATCCTCCCGCATCGCCTGCGCCAATAACAATCCCATCGACAGCGTAACTATTGGTGATCGTTCCTGAAGAGGGTCCTGAAAGATTTCCGATACATCCTGTTCCCTTAATATAAACATTTTTTGTGTAGGCTTTATCAATATTTACAAACCCACTAGATTGTGCTGTTCCTGCTACTAAACCGCCAGATGTACCTCCGACTTCCATCAATGCGTGTTCCAAACTGCAATTACTAATACTTCCATAATAAGAGGCATTAGTAGAAAAACGGCCAAATAAAGCTGAGCTGTTTCCACCATTTATTTTAGCTGAAACAAAATGCAGGCCAGAAATCTTGGTTATCCTTCCACTGGCTCCGATAAATCCAGCATAATCATTATATCCCGCGGCATTTATAGCATTTAAATTATAGATGGTATGCCCTTCTCCATTTATGACTGTACCATAACTTAGTATTATGGCCGTCCACTTTTTTGCTTCTATGGAGTTAGTCCCATCGGTGTCTGTTCCGCCTAAATCCATATCATTTTTGATGTTGATTGTTCCACCCTTTGCTGAAACGGCTTCCATTGCATACCGAAGCTGTTCGGGATAGTATATTTCATATACACTATCTACTATTTCTGGCATAACCATCGGGTTATTCTCCGGCCTTCCATTTTCATCTCCGGCCGATAGGTTGGATTTTTCCCCGCTCCATTTCGGAACAGTGTCGTCCGTAACCGTCCAGCCTTTTAAACCATAGGATTCAAACTCTGCTACAGTATTATCCCAAATTCTGGCGGTGTAGGTATCCCAATCTTCCTCCGCCGCCTGCACTGTGCCCCCTGCCCATGGCATCACGCCTGCCATCAGCACCAGGCACAAACACAGTGTCAAAAAACGTTTCCCTCTCATCTCTGTCACAGCGCTTCTGTATCGCAAAAGCGCCCTGTTCTCCTTTCCTTTTATTCTCTCATATTCCTCACAGCGCTTATCTTATTTCATCAATCATATTTTTTTATCCATACTTTATTATAAACATTCTTTTCACCTTTTCTAGCTTTTAATTTATTTCCTTTATTTAGAGCAGACCCTTCTACTTTAGATGATGACGGCTTTTTAAAAACCGGGTCACAATTTTTTTAAATATTCTGTATTTTTTTTAGTGCAATATCTTTGCTCTTATTTTATTCTCTAAGACGATATTTTTCAGCTTGACTTTGAGCTCAAAAACTTCTAAAGTTATGACATAAGGGAGAGGTAAAAAAATGGCGCAAACAATCAATAATCAATCGCTTTACAAACTGGTGACTGCCGCACAGCAAGGAGACAGGGAGGCCTTCAGTGACCTGTTCCGTCTGTCCTCCCAGCAGCAGTACCACTATGCCTGCCTGATCATGAACGACCCTTTTTTGGCAGAGGATATCGTTCAGGAGGTCTATATTAAACTGTATCAAAACATTAGACGGATTAAGGAACCTGAAAAATTCTTGGCTTATGTGAGCCGCATGACCTTTAACCAGTGCCTGATGTATAAACGGCAGCGCTTCTACCAGACGGAGGGCTGTGTGGGCGATGAAGCGCTGTCAGCCTTTGAGGAAGGCACTGCCTCACACATTCCTGAAAAAAACGCCCTGAAGCTTGAACGGTCCGAGTGCCTGGCCAAGGGATTGAGGAGCTTGAGTGAGGAGGAGTGCTACGCTTTTGTCATGCACTACTATGAGAATAAAAATATACGGAAAATCTCTGAGGAAATGGCTTTGTCAGAGAGTACGGTAAAACGGCGGATCCGGGACGCCCGGAAAAAAATGGCAAATTACCTGACCGCTCGCGAGCTTCACGGCATCCTGGCGGCTCCTGCTTTTCTGCTGACCAAATCCCAGCAGGAGCAGCTCCTCAGTAATATTTTGAAAGCTACAGGGGATAAATCCAAAATTTCACCGCAAAAATCCATGACCAGAAGCAGGAAAGCCACCGTGGCCGTCCTGTCTTTCTGCGCGGCTCTCGGTCTCCTGCTGGCTCCGGCCATCGTCCTCAACAGGCCTAAAACCCCTGAGCCATCCGCCGCCCAGATTTCTACCACCCCTGCTGACCAGAGCCCGCCGTCTGTGGTTTCCATAAGCAACACGGCAGACACCTTTACCATAATGCTAATTGATTCTTCGGAGATTGATTATGAGGCGGTTTACGTGACCACACCGTCTGGCGAAAGACTGGCGCCTCTGTCGGTTGACCTTTCCAGCGGCACTATGGTCTTTCCCATTTCCGGGGATACCTATACACTCCACCTCGCCGATATCCACGGCAACGCAGGAACCGCACCTGTAGCAGTGGAGCAGGAAAGCCCCTGATTTCATATAAACAAAAGATCCCAGAACATTTTGTTCTGGGATCTTTTGTTTATATGAATTAAAAAGAGGGCAATTGTGCAAAATGGATCGAGTCAAAACGCCTACGCGTTACATCTTTTCTGAAGCGCCGCCCACTTACGGTCAACTTCTTCCTGCATTTTCTCAATGAGTCCTTCGTTTTCTTTTTTAAACAAATGCTTGAAGCGGCCCTGGACCTTCAGGAAATCTTCGATGGGCAGCTTTTTCTTCGGCTCATAATTGAGTATCCATTTGCCCTCAACGACTTCATAAAGCGGCCAGTAGCAGGTTTCCACCGCCAGCCTGCAGATTTCCATAATGTCCGGCGTATTGTACCGCCAGCCTCTGGGACAGGGTGCGAGCACGTTCAGGAAAGCCGCGCCCTGGGTGTAGATGGCTTTCTCTGCTTTGGTGTGGAGGTCTTTAAAGTTTTTGATAAAGGTGGTCTGGGCAGCGTAGGGGATATCATGGGCTGCGATGACCTCTGTCAAATCCTTGCGGTTCTGCTCCTTTCCGGCGGATTCTCTGCCGATGGGGCTCGTGGTGGTATCCGCGTACATGGGGGTGGCGGAGGAGCGCTGAATCCCGGTGTTCATGTAGGCTTCATTGTCATAGCAGACGTACACCATATCGTGGTTTCGCTCCATGGCCCCGGAGAGGGACTGGAAGCCGATATCGTAGGTGCCGCCGTCGCCGCCAAAGGTAATGAACTTATAGTTCTCTTTGACCTTTCCCTTTTGATGGAGCGCCCGGTAGGCGGACTCAACGCCGCTGCAGGTAGCCGCTGCATTCTCGAAGGCATTGTGGATAAAAGAATCCTTCCAGGCTGTGAAGGGATACATAAAGGAGGATACCTCCAGACAGCCGGTGGCGCAGGTTATGACTGCCTCGTCGTCCTCGTGCAGTCCGCGCAGAACATTTCTGACTGCAATGGTTCCGCCGCAGCCCGCGCACATTCTGTGGCCGGGCGCAAGGCGCTCCTCTTTATTCATTGTTTGCTTAAAATTGTACGGCATTCTCAATCCTCCTATTCTCTAACCGATAAATAACGGTAGTTTTCACCGGTTTTACCGGTTTTGCCGACTTCTATGATGTCGTCAAAAACAGATGCCAGGCTTTCTGTAGTAACATCCCGGCCGCCAAGCCCGTAAACGTAATTGATCATCGGGATGTTCACGCCGATATTGTAAAGCGCGTTTTTCACGTCCTCCGCGATGGGGCCTGCGTAACCGTTGTAGCTCTCGGTTCGGTCCATACAGGCGATAACCCTTGCGTGCCGGATCGCTTCGGCGATTTCTTCTGAGGGGAAGGGGCGGAAAACCCGTATTTTCAGCATGCCCGCCTTAACACCGGCAGCGCGGAGCGCGTCGATGGTATCCTTGGCGGTGCCGGCTGCCGACCCCATAATGATCATCACATATTCCGCATCCTCCAGCTGGTAGGTCTCAAACAGGCCATAGCTTCTGCCTGAGATGCTTTCAAAATCATCCGCCACGGACTGGATCACCTTCTTGGCGTTTTTAAGCCCTTCAAGCTGGGCTCTCTTGGCTTCCATATAGTATGAACTCACCGCGTACGGGCCGACCGCCAGCGGATCGCCGGCCTTTAAGAGGTACTCGTCGGGGGTGTACTCTCCGACAAAATCCTTCGCAGCATTGTCCTCAAGCAGGTCGATGTTTTCAACC
It contains:
- a CDS encoding RNA polymerase sigma factor, yielding MAQTINNQSLYKLVTAAQQGDREAFSDLFRLSSQQQYHYACLIMNDPFLAEDIVQEVYIKLYQNIRRIKEPEKFLAYVSRMTFNQCLMYKRQRFYQTEGCVGDEALSAFEEGTASHIPEKNALKLERSECLAKGLRSLSEEECYAFVMHYYENKNIRKISEEMALSESTVKRRIRDARKKMANYLTARELHGILAAPAFLLTKSQQEQLLSNILKATGDKSKISPQKSMTRSRKATVAVLSFCAALGLLLAPAIVLNRPKTPEPSAAQISTTPADQSPPSVVSISNTADTFTIMLIDSSEIDYEAVYVTTPSGERLAPLSVDLSSGTMVFPISGDTYTLHLADIHGNAGTAPVAVEQESP
- the porA gene encoding pyruvate ferredoxin oxidoreductase, with the protein product MKMRERLSGNEAIAIAMRQINPDVMPAFPITPSTEVPQYFSSFVADGKVDTVFVPVESEHSAMSAAIGSEAAGARTLTATSSCGMALMWEMLYVAASNRLPIAMALVNRALSGPININCDHSDAMGARDSGWIQIFAENNQEAYDNFIQAYRIAEHPDVRLPIMICQDGFITSHAVENIDLLEDNAAKDFVGEYTPDEYLLKAGDPLAVGPYAVSSYYMEAKRAQLEGLKNAKKVIQSVADDFESISGRSYGLFETYQLEDAEYVMIIMGSAAGTAKDTIDALRAAGVKAGMLKIRVFRPFPSEEIAEAIRHARVIACMDRTESYNGYAGPIAEDVKNALYNIGVNIPMINYVYGLGGRDVTTESLASVFDDIIEVGKTGKTGENYRYLSVRE
- a CDS encoding InlB B-repeat-containing protein, translating into MTLCLCLVLMAGVMPWAGGTVQAAEEDWDTYTARIWDNTVAEFESYGLKGWTVTDDTVPKWSGEKSNLSAGDENGRPENNPMVMPEIVDSVYEIYYPEQLRYAMEAVSAKGGTINIKNDMDLGGTDTDGTNSIEAKKWTAIILSYGTVINGEGHTIYNLNAINAAGYNDYAGFIGASGRITKISGLHFVSAKINGGNSSALFGRFSTNASYYGSISNCSLEHALMEVGGTSGGLVAGTAQSSGFVNIDKAYTKNVYIKGTGCIGNLSGPSSGTITNSYAVDGIVIGAGDAGGFKSCSSKSTLKNCFSNIAMYGKTAVGAFTGDDYGSNSFTNCYTSGIVEGQTNVGGFTGLSSATKDLKSNYQNCYSTAITGMEHSTGCLGGFIGAANSYVNFNPCYAVGEVGKLTGATTYTGGFSGNNAGNVANCYYDKQMSGMREVAGKTGVAGKTTKELTGKNVTYFSTNKNWVCKDSLYPQLKVFADPETVKQNFGDEQADLVMAYSEASVSTAFLRDNTAADATDYDTVRDIADIFELTNNKNAPDNNAVYEWQHDSVRHPDNIKSLVSPGEDILTINRDENNDRVTNMAPGIGWVQASATVGGVTGNRALRFCPTVSLSLSTANPDMGIGCDVRLYPALTEVDSERSYDHKKGVNFIKATAADLAAYNPDDPATALPSVTYPGDNYKKVPVSIGGKVIGEVSVTIQKMSLDGKTTVKDILDTGDPDSGRNVQDYEDLFNGSTPFTDKDYGTYTITYNWLIDKKPMTASKKLYVLPGVTLNYCYNDSDDTTGSAGNPVDDLFAQDTVRIDAKVVDALTENPTVPGMEFLLPAAAPTRAGYTFAGWSLKADSTPEDYTAGTSAFKKDCQITEDMGSSVNIYAVWQPRKYDLQFNYPVGSFEDKAPQTLRDVSYDKSVKTDNKAFPQELKVNDVDTGANRIFLGWSTIDPANPPVDPESGKAVEAAVNFDENTVINKTQDAFKYSSYFENEGDVNTVIPVYPVLNTAFGTATFYQNDGSQEEDGSAKIYETQQKKYNDVVVRPAIAPSRPGYIFRGWSDEALAPIEKNERFEEVLKSGESSIWLGENQSYYAVWERVPYTVEFYKNDGATGVQPYRSLSNKTYGDKLSAAELAGPSRTGYGFAGWSVNKDASVADFTADTAIAGNTTLYAVWKINEYTVTFYVGEETTAAIFGAPVTGVKYNASIALPQNSPTRAGYSFAGWKYKENGLEKDFTDQVSIMRDTRVYAAWTKAVYDLDVFLTPDSKNPQTPDKTLAGIPYGETLGNRLPAAPSYWTDKSGQKYQFTGYVDSKGNSVTGETVYQKGDLPEDRGTLTATYTQKVYDITAEKSGYGSIVDGTGTFKAGDNTAVSWAPDKGYQVGRVLVDGRVRDDLRNGGKAGSVTFDAINQNHHVSIVFEKETEAPEPQKWYTIYTTKNGGGDDSTLTQTATVEAGKNYEVKWQAGEGYRVTGITMDGIEQSVSDSGSISFAQVSGDHEVVVNFKPVAPELDTGKTPGFWTITTRQTGGDPAQTTLTPTMVVVKNSSPVIQWGVAENSGYQIKRIILDKDTADERVLTPEEMAENSYTFEKISGDHTVDVIFANDNGEVIDPEKKLYKVETILTGGPGSITGSAVVPEGGSYEVEWAGPEDERYIVEDIKVNGEPQETTKTQEVFENIQEDSRIEVKLKPNLRHIETDKVGSGSISPSKTVFYKEDYTVEAKPQEGWYLRRVEFDGEVKEFDDPTAAQAKAFDFFKEHVVQADDLIQINGDEITVPLQSIVEDHQIRVTFVKNGEEEIPVDALCGVRTSIVGGPGTIEGGGTFLKGESTLITWRDIEEPFMIDSIAVTVDGVLDRDLSQAAQNGRLALPNLQNDYEVVITLKHGDDSESEVPPDQPKNTHDVVTRISGAPGASITASQLGVNEGNDVLIEWQYDNNLYEIKDVKIDGQSHPELATANGYTFEGLSGSHLIEVVLDERGTEMPEPEPGQFTIATSVAGGVGGVIDPSVIVNEGDSRSIAWKAQEGYRVAAVIVDGIIRDDLRGLGNEGKASFEDIHENHSVTVIFKEENTTVKPEHFVIETSIEGCGTITPTKTLDAGADHEVRFTPDSGYRATRVEVDGVVCNHYLETGSIFFKSLSENHRVNVIFEKESGTVLPPDDNDSSDESTSDIPDTVPGNDYGSAGGITPGYPEVKNSGHPVVTVGSVAPYTGIVSDNVRRSSAAAGGSTKGYTPLLQRLLNKIYGEGKDGLSGDATSMALIDLLSAALCLAMTVCAFFFKKHSRWMTLLISVAAVLLFFGTQPLVLMFTLADRWSPVFLLMLCASAVAMLMMGEEKEEERGEEIE
- a CDS encoding thiamine pyrophosphate-dependent enzyme; translated protein: MPYNFKQTMNKEERLAPGHRMCAGCGGTIAVRNVLRGLHEDDEAVITCATGCLEVSSFMYPFTAWKDSFIHNAFENAAATCSGVESAYRALHQKGKVKENYKFITFGGDGGTYDIGFQSLSGAMERNHDMVYVCYDNEAYMNTGIQRSSATPMYADTTTSPIGRESAGKEQNRKDLTEVIAAHDIPYAAQTTFIKNFKDLHTKAEKAIYTQGAAFLNVLAPCPRGWRYNTPDIMEICRLAVETCYWPLYEVVEGKWILNYEPKKKLPIEDFLKVQGRFKHLFKKENEGLIEKMQEEVDRKWAALQKRCNA